The Oscillospiraceae bacterium genome contains a region encoding:
- the yurN_2 gene encoding putative ABC transporter permease protein YurN, producing MRWDKKKVKYLLYVIPVTLIWVLFSLWPNILMFITGFFKWNGISPQKTFVGLQNFRDAFLDPHLKMVILNTFIYIFALLVLQTVIALGLTLVLHKNTRTNNFFRTLFFSPLVLSGAVVGLTWGYMYDTNLGMINSLLGAMGLQNFQQNWLGLAGVSVLCVVLVHIWQNLGYPLTMMLAGINNIPQNLYEVAQVEGAGPFQTFRHVTLPLLMPTLLRIMLLTITTGALAFDYIFVLTSQGGSYSGSSPIDTLSVYIYRNLTATSNIGKPAALGVLLSVVLFFVYFVQYFVTRRVEDRIQ from the coding sequence ATGCGTTGGGACAAAAAGAAAGTAAAATACCTTCTCTACGTTATACCGGTCACCCTGATTTGGGTACTGTTCAGCCTTTGGCCAAATATTCTGATGTTCATCACTGGTTTTTTCAAATGGAATGGGATCTCTCCCCAAAAGACCTTCGTGGGGCTGCAAAATTTCAGGGATGCCTTCTTGGATCCTCATTTGAAAATGGTAATCCTGAATACTTTTATTTATATTTTTGCCCTCCTGGTTCTTCAAACAGTAATAGCCCTGGGCCTTACCCTGGTGCTTCACAAGAACACTCGGACAAACAATTTTTTCCGTACCCTGTTCTTTTCGCCATTGGTGCTGTCGGGCGCGGTAGTTGGCCTCACTTGGGGCTACATGTACGACACGAACCTGGGCATGATCAATAGCCTGCTCGGCGCCATGGGGCTGCAAAACTTTCAGCAAAATTGGCTGGGTCTCGCTGGTGTGTCGGTGCTTTGTGTGGTCCTGGTACACATTTGGCAAAACCTTGGCTACCCGCTGACCATGATGCTCGCCGGGATTAACAATATTCCCCAGAACCTGTACGAAGTGGCCCAGGTAGAGGGGGCAGGTCCCTTTCAAACCTTCCGCCACGTCACGTTGCCGCTGCTCATGCCCACGCTGCTGCGCATTATGCTGCTGACCATTACCACGGGTGCCCTGGCCTTCGATTACATCTTCGTACTGACCAGCCAGGGCGGCAGTTATTCCGGCAGTTCTCCCATCGACACGCTCTCCGTTTATATTTACCGAAATCTCACGGCCACGTCCAACATTGGCAAGCCGGCGGCCCTGGGTGTTCTGCTCTCGGTGGTTTTGTTCTTTGTTTACTTTGTGCAGTACTTTGTAACAAGGCGCGTGGAAGACCGGATCCAGTAG
- the malE gene encoding maltose ABC transporter substrate-binding protein, with product MKTWHKRIKAVSILLSTSLVVSLLLGGCGGAGSAPADSPSAPPSGAGVEPVTIKYVTWRLEDKEVWERLAEEFHQENPDLNIEFIYSKDNSSHYMTVESNLLVGEGMDLFDSHPFADKFLKYASEGMLVDLSDTACAQSMTSGAKELVSYQGKPYGFSYAYNMIGLVYNKDLFEQYSVKVPETYDELKTAIAAFRANGLNGVSYCGKEVRTDWLFKGLLLQSAGMEGYNAFMESIDNGTLTNVKDNAAAYAVVQQLSDMYHNQVLFDYSEAIGFAESLTLFAQGRAPMVCMGTWCFGTADKDMPGVNYGFVPIPAVSNPGVVYGEPAQITCIPKSSKNIEAAKVWLNFLSNHCSDYINSVKFCPSVNNVEVAFDGADSLAPYIENGAVEMMGIPQISKTDIWNNAWVDALSNILFSGADVDKELAGFESFLIKADLKSK from the coding sequence ATGAAAACTTGGCACAAACGCATCAAAGCTGTCAGTATCCTGCTGTCGACCTCCCTTGTAGTTTCCCTGTTGCTGGGCGGCTGCGGTGGTGCGGGCAGCGCTCCCGCAGATTCTCCGTCGGCTCCCCCTTCCGGGGCGGGCGTGGAACCTGTCACCATAAAATATGTCACCTGGCGCTTGGAAGACAAAGAGGTCTGGGAACGGCTCGCCGAAGAATTCCATCAGGAGAATCCTGATCTCAACATCGAGTTCATCTATTCCAAGGACAACAGCAGCCATTACATGACGGTGGAGTCAAACCTCCTGGTGGGCGAAGGGATGGACCTGTTCGACTCACACCCCTTTGCCGACAAATTCTTAAAATATGCCTCCGAGGGCATGCTGGTTGACCTGTCAGACACCGCGTGCGCGCAGAGCATGACCTCAGGTGCAAAAGAGCTCGTTTCTTATCAGGGCAAGCCCTATGGCTTCAGCTACGCCTATAATATGATCGGTCTGGTCTACAATAAGGATTTGTTCGAACAATACTCGGTAAAGGTACCCGAAACCTATGACGAACTTAAAACTGCGATCGCCGCTTTCCGTGCCAACGGACTGAACGGCGTTTCCTATTGCGGCAAAGAGGTCCGCACCGACTGGCTTTTCAAGGGCCTGTTGCTGCAATCCGCCGGCATGGAGGGATACAATGCTTTTATGGAGAGCATCGACAACGGTACCCTCACCAATGTGAAGGATAACGCGGCCGCCTACGCGGTGGTTCAGCAGCTCAGTGATATGTACCACAATCAGGTCCTGTTCGATTATTCTGAGGCGATCGGCTTTGCCGAGTCCCTCACCCTGTTTGCCCAAGGCCGTGCGCCGATGGTCTGCATGGGCACCTGGTGCTTTGGCACCGCGGATAAGGACATGCCTGGCGTCAATTATGGTTTTGTGCCCATTCCCGCGGTTTCGAATCCGGGGGTCGTGTACGGGGAACCCGCCCAGATCACCTGTATTCCCAAAAGCTCCAAAAACATCGAGGCCGCAAAGGTCTGGCTCAACTTCCTGAGCAATCATTGTTCTGACTACATCAACAGCGTAAAATTCTGCCCCAGTGTCAACAACGTGGAGGTCGCCTTTGATGGCGCAGACTCTCTGGCGCCCTATATTGAAAACGGCGCGGTGGAGATGATGGGCATCCCGCAGATCAGCAAGACCGATATCTGGAACAACGCTTGGGTCGACGCCCTGTCCAACATTTTGTTCAGCGGTGCGGACGTGGACAAAGAACTGGCAGGCTTCGAGAGCTTTTTGATCAAAGCAGACCTGAAAAGCAAGTAA
- a CDS encoding FAD-binding dehydrogenase: MVNVYKTESWLGREPEIPETAITATLEADVIVVGGGLAGVSAVRQAAELGASVLLFEKCETVQGRTGDFTTFDSQLAQTWGRSQVDKVSLVNDLMREMGYKASQTVLKKWAQHAGEAFDWYVGAYPDLVVLQSSTEPPPQGCKCWVQPKRYPVPDSFDENKPERFKCYQYNVFIRPTHVPVLKANLAAAESTGNVQAFYSTRVLKLLRRDGGRVQGIIAQAEDGGYIRALAKSGVILATGDFMNDKKMLQRFLPYSANTPQYWNSYDKNDNPSNTGDGHKMGLWAGAKLQDQPPAPLAHHMGSVFGCSDFLMLDSRGLRFVNEDIPGLQIHEQLETLPDKTAWQFVDSNWRQQIPHVYLSHGTVSYVIEDEKFDSGEVFAGLNTTDNIVSPRLIEAARESGRLLRANTLEDLIERTGLPQETALASIERYNALCRNKNDQDFGKDPTRMFPVEKGPFYAAKFTPANLLAVLFGLQCDEETRVYDTAGKVIPGLYAAGNVQGNRVAVGYPLTVPGFSHSLALTFGRIAGMNAAKGV; the protein is encoded by the coding sequence ATGGTGAATGTCTACAAAACGGAATCCTGGCTTGGCAGGGAACCCGAAATTCCAGAAACGGCCATAACGGCCACGTTGGAAGCCGACGTAATCGTGGTAGGCGGTGGACTTGCCGGGGTGTCTGCCGTACGCCAGGCCGCAGAACTCGGTGCAAGCGTACTGCTGTTTGAAAAATGCGAAACCGTACAGGGCAGAACCGGCGACTTTACGACCTTCGACAGCCAGCTCGCCCAAACCTGGGGCAGAAGCCAGGTCGACAAGGTAAGCTTGGTCAACGACCTCATGCGGGAGATGGGCTATAAGGCCAGCCAAACCGTTCTGAAAAAATGGGCCCAGCACGCGGGTGAGGCATTCGACTGGTATGTGGGCGCCTACCCGGATCTTGTGGTCCTTCAGAGCTCCACCGAGCCGCCGCCCCAGGGTTGTAAGTGCTGGGTGCAGCCCAAACGGTACCCTGTGCCGGATTCCTTCGACGAAAATAAACCCGAGCGGTTCAAATGTTATCAATACAACGTTTTCATCCGCCCCACGCATGTTCCGGTCTTAAAGGCAAACTTGGCGGCTGCGGAAAGCACAGGCAACGTGCAGGCGTTCTACTCCACCCGCGTGCTCAAACTGCTCCGGCGGGACGGGGGCCGTGTACAGGGCATCATCGCCCAAGCCGAAGATGGCGGTTACATTCGGGCGCTTGCCAAAAGCGGCGTGATCCTTGCCACGGGCGATTTCATGAACGATAAGAAAATGCTCCAGAGGTTTTTGCCCTATTCCGCAAACACGCCTCAATACTGGAACAGCTACGACAAAAACGACAATCCCTCCAACACGGGGGACGGACATAAAATGGGTCTGTGGGCCGGCGCCAAACTGCAGGATCAACCGCCTGCGCCTCTGGCACACCACATGGGCAGCGTGTTCGGCTGCTCGGATTTTTTGATGCTGGATTCCAGGGGTCTGCGCTTTGTAAACGAGGATATTCCCGGGCTTCAGATTCACGAGCAACTCGAAACCCTGCCGGACAAAACAGCCTGGCAGTTTGTAGACAGCAACTGGCGCCAGCAAATCCCCCATGTCTACCTGAGCCACGGCACTGTTTCTTACGTCATTGAAGACGAAAAATTCGATTCCGGCGAGGTATTCGCGGGCCTGAACACCACCGACAATATCGTATCTCCCCGCCTGATCGAAGCGGCGAGGGAAAGTGGTCGCCTGCTGCGGGCAAACACCCTGGAAGACCTGATCGAGCGCACCGGCCTGCCCCAGGAAACCGCTCTGGCCTCCATCGAGCGCTACAATGCCCTTTGCCGCAACAAAAACGACCAAGACTTCGGCAAAGATCCCACACGCATGTTTCCTGTGGAAAAAGGCCCTTTTTATGCAGCCAAATTTACCCCGGCCAATCTTCTCGCCGTGTTGTTCGGGCTCCAGTGCGACGAAGAAACCCGCGTTTACGACACCGCCGGCAAGGTCATCCCCGGCCTTTATGCAGCTGGCAACGTACAGGGCAACCGTGTCGCCGTCGGCTACCCCCTTACCGTTCCCGGATTCAGCCACTCGCTGGCGCTCACCTTCGGCCGTATTGCGGGAATGAACGCTGCAAAGGGCGTTTGA
- the acpP gene encoding acyl carrier protein produces MDTFERIRELLAEQLDIEEEKITMESDILEDFEADSLDVVDMVMSLEDEFGVEVPDEAVEGLKTVGDVVRYIEENS; encoded by the coding sequence ATGGACACTTTCGAACGCATCCGTGAGCTTTTGGCGGAACAGCTCGACATCGAGGAAGAGAAGATCACCATGGAAAGCGACATCCTGGAGGACTTCGAGGCCGACAGCCTGGACGTGGTAGATATGGTCATGAGCCTGGAAGACGAATTCGGCGTGGAGGTCCCCGACGAGGCGGTGGAAGGCCTCAAGACCGTGGGGGACGTGGTCCGCTATATCGAGGAAAACAGCTGA
- the murK_1 gene encoding N-acetylmuramic acid/N-acetylglucosamine kinase produces MQYVLGIDSGGTKYLVKALDLAGNTLAEFVGEPASHYRVSEEEAFRRIEHNIDRCIAQFGGKRQNCAYIVCGTTGLDSDRDRRTIESLYRALQGFCCPELCVNDAEVAHFAATGGVGVLVISGTGSIAYGRNYRGETARSGGWPLCIFGDEGSGAWIGGQALHHLSLWFDGDVPGSCLTRDLCEILHIQDRKDLLEVCRGIGGSEWKDPGLAALVDRAADEGDPAAAGIIEAAGRQTCQLAYRVIARLRLDQEGPFKAGAWGSAITKSRLHFTAFRRELQVKYPDAEVFISDCDAATGAGRLALHRLKAGL; encoded by the coding sequence ATGCAGTATGTGCTGGGGATCGACAGCGGGGGCACTAAATATCTGGTCAAGGCCCTGGATCTTGCGGGAAACACCCTTGCCGAATTTGTGGGGGAGCCCGCCAGCCACTACCGGGTTTCGGAAGAAGAAGCATTCCGAAGGATTGAACACAACATTGACCGCTGCATTGCACAGTTTGGCGGAAAACGGCAGAATTGTGCCTACATCGTTTGTGGTACGACGGGACTTGATTCTGACCGTGACCGGCGAACGATTGAGTCGCTTTACCGCGCGCTGCAAGGATTCTGCTGCCCCGAACTTTGTGTGAACGATGCGGAGGTTGCGCACTTTGCAGCGACAGGCGGCGTGGGTGTGCTTGTGATCTCGGGTACGGGTTCGATTGCGTACGGCCGGAATTACAGAGGGGAAACGGCCCGAAGCGGGGGATGGCCGCTCTGCATTTTTGGGGACGAGGGTTCTGGAGCCTGGATCGGCGGCCAAGCGCTGCATCACCTGTCGCTTTGGTTCGACGGCGATGTGCCGGGCTCCTGCCTGACCCGGGACCTTTGCGAAATCCTGCACATACAGGACAGAAAAGACCTGCTGGAGGTCTGCCGGGGGATCGGTGGCAGTGAATGGAAGGACCCCGGCCTGGCGGCCTTGGTGGATCGCGCTGCCGATGAGGGCGACCCGGCCGCCGCCGGGATCATTGAAGCCGCGGGACGGCAGACCTGCCAGCTGGCGTATAGGGTTATTGCACGGCTCCGACTGGACCAGGAGGGCCCCTTTAAAGCAGGGGCATGGGGCAGCGCCATTACAAAAAGCCGCCTGCATTTTACAGCGTTTCGGCGGGAACTGCAGGTCAAATATCCCGATGCAGAGGTGTTTATTTCTGATTGCGACGCGGCCACGGGCGCGGGCCGGCTTGCGCTGCACAGGCTGAAGGCGGGGCTGTAA
- the proS2 gene encoding proline--tRNA ligase 2 — protein sequence MSEQKKKLVEAITPINEDFAQWYTDVCLKAELVDYSTVKGCMILRPYGYAIWENIQHILDGMFKATGHENVAMPLFIPESLLQKEKDHVEGFAPEVAWVTHGGGEQLEERMCVRPTSETLFCDHFAHVLHSWRDLPMKYNQWCSVVRWEKTTRPFLRSREFWWQEGHTIHETAAEAIAETEQQLNTYAEFCEKSLMIPVVKGKKTDKEKFAGAEATYSIEAMMHDGKALQSGTSHYFGDGFSRAFGVQFTGRDNQLQYPYQTSWGVSTRLVGAIIMTHGDDEGLILPPAVAPYQVVVLPIAAHKPGVTEKAQELAARVAKFARVKLDDSDNSPGWKFSQWEMKGVPLRLELGPKDIEKNQCVLVRRDTREKYFVSLDELETEIPRLLNELAQNLYQRALENREKRTWAAASMEEIKRLAEENNGYIKTMWCGSLACEEKMKEEAGLSSRCMPFEQEPLADTCPCCGKPANLMVYWGKAY from the coding sequence ATGAGCGAACAGAAGAAAAAACTGGTGGAGGCCATCACCCCCATCAACGAAGACTTTGCCCAGTGGTACACCGACGTGTGCCTCAAGGCCGAGCTGGTGGATTATTCCACCGTGAAGGGCTGCATGATCCTGCGCCCCTACGGCTACGCCATCTGGGAGAACATCCAGCACATTCTGGACGGCATGTTCAAGGCCACCGGCCACGAAAACGTGGCCATGCCCCTGTTCATCCCCGAAAGCCTGCTTCAAAAGGAAAAGGACCACGTGGAGGGCTTCGCGCCCGAGGTCGCCTGGGTCACCCACGGCGGCGGCGAGCAGCTGGAAGAGCGCATGTGCGTGCGCCCCACCAGCGAGACCCTGTTCTGCGATCACTTTGCCCACGTGCTGCACTCCTGGCGCGATCTGCCCATGAAGTACAACCAGTGGTGCAGCGTGGTCCGGTGGGAAAAGACCACCCGCCCCTTCCTGCGCAGCCGCGAGTTCTGGTGGCAGGAGGGCCACACCATCCACGAAACCGCCGCCGAGGCCATTGCCGAGACCGAGCAGCAGCTCAATACTTATGCCGAGTTCTGCGAAAAAAGCCTCATGATCCCGGTGGTCAAGGGCAAAAAGACCGATAAGGAAAAGTTTGCCGGCGCCGAGGCCACCTATTCCATCGAGGCCATGATGCACGACGGCAAGGCCCTGCAAAGCGGCACCAGCCACTATTTTGGCGACGGTTTCTCCCGCGCCTTCGGGGTGCAGTTCACCGGCCGCGACAACCAGCTGCAATACCCCTATCAGACCAGCTGGGGCGTTTCCACCCGCCTGGTGGGCGCCATCATCATGACCCACGGCGACGACGAGGGCCTGATCCTGCCCCCGGCCGTGGCCCCCTACCAGGTGGTGGTGCTGCCCATCGCCGCCCACAAGCCCGGCGTCACCGAAAAAGCGCAGGAGCTCGCCGCCCGGGTGGCAAAGTTCGCCCGGGTCAAGCTGGACGACAGCGACAACAGCCCCGGCTGGAAGTTCAGCCAGTGGGAGATGAAGGGCGTGCCCCTGCGCCTCGAGCTCGGCCCCAAGGACATCGAGAAAAACCAGTGCGTCCTGGTCCGCCGCGACACCCGCGAAAAATATTTCGTCAGCCTGGACGAGCTGGAAACCGAGATCCCGCGCCTTCTGAACGAGCTGGCGCAGAACCTCTACCAGCGTGCGCTGGAAAACCGCGAAAAGCGCACCTGGGCCGCCGCCAGCATGGAAGAAATCAAGCGCCTGGCCGAAGAAAACAACGGTTACATCAAGACCATGTGGTGCGGCAGCCTTGCCTGCGAAGAAAAAATGAAGGAGGAGGCGGGCCTCTCCAGCCGCTGCATGCCCTTTGAGCAGGAGCCCCTGGCCGACACCTGCCCCTGCTGCGGCAAGCCCGCAAACCTCATGGTCTACTGGGGCAAGGCGTACTGA
- a CDS encoding diaminopimelate epimerase, translating into MTLEFTKMQGCGNDYIYVDCFSGMPENAPELARKLSPRHFAVGADGLICICKSEVADAQMRMFNADGSESKMCGNGIRCVAQWLYEHGRAGETMTVDTLAGRKTIRRVAEGQWQVDMGFAEFLPERVPVQGLGAGPVVGAELMVRGRAWPVTCISMGNPHCVSVVEDVAGVDLPALGPCFEHHSAFPEGVNAEFIQLLGPGHLKMRVWERGTGETFACGTGACASAAASVALGLCPPDTDIRVELTGGTLVIRVGGDRRVLMTGPAVTAFTGSAEV; encoded by the coding sequence ATGACCCTGGAATTTACAAAAATGCAGGGCTGCGGCAACGATTACATTTATGTGGACTGCTTTTCCGGAATGCCGGAAAACGCGCCCGAGCTGGCCAGAAAGCTGAGCCCGCGCCACTTTGCGGTGGGGGCCGACGGGCTGATCTGCATCTGCAAAAGCGAGGTGGCCGACGCCCAGATGCGCATGTTCAACGCCGACGGCAGCGAGAGCAAGATGTGCGGCAACGGCATCCGCTGTGTGGCCCAGTGGCTGTATGAGCACGGCCGCGCGGGCGAAACGATGACCGTGGACACCCTGGCCGGGCGCAAGACCATACGCCGCGTGGCCGAGGGCCAGTGGCAGGTGGACATGGGCTTTGCGGAATTTTTGCCCGAGCGGGTGCCGGTGCAGGGGCTCGGCGCCGGGCCCGTGGTGGGTGCGGAGCTGATGGTGCGGGGCCGCGCCTGGCCCGTGACCTGCATTTCCATGGGCAACCCCCACTGCGTGAGCGTGGTGGAGGATGTGGCCGGGGTGGACCTGCCCGCCCTGGGGCCCTGCTTTGAGCATCACTCGGCTTTCCCCGAGGGGGTGAACGCCGAGTTTATCCAGCTGCTGGGGCCCGGGCATTTGAAAATGCGGGTGTGGGAGCGGGGCACGGGCGAGACCTTTGCCTGCGGCACCGGCGCCTGCGCCAGCGCGGCGGCAAGCGTGGCGCTGGGGCTGTGCCCGCCCGACACGGACATCCGGGTGGAGCTGACCGGCGGTACCCTGGTGATCCGGGTGGGCGGCGACCGCCGCGTGCTCATGACCGGCCCGGCGGTGACCGCGTTCACCGGGAGCGCCGAGGTATAA
- a CDS encoding XRE family transcriptional regulator, which produces MNAEKTGALIRALRTEQGLTQKQLADRLHLSDRTVSKWERGAGCPDVSLLGALARELGVDPGCLLAGELGRSPREGGNMKRIKFYVCPVCGEVVYSTGNASVSCCGRPLAPLDPAPAGGAHTLQLAGMDGELFAQLAHPMEKGHFISFLACVQYDRVTLVRLWPEQAAEARLPAVRRADWYFYCTGHGLFLQKG; this is translated from the coding sequence ATGAACGCCGAAAAAACCGGCGCGCTGATCCGCGCGCTGCGCACCGAGCAGGGCCTGACCCAAAAACAGCTGGCCGACCGGCTGCATCTGAGCGACCGCACCGTGTCCAAATGGGAGCGGGGCGCCGGCTGCCCGGACGTGTCGCTGCTGGGGGCCCTCGCGCGGGAGCTGGGGGTCGACCCCGGCTGCCTGCTGGCGGGCGAACTGGGCCGAAGCCCCCGCGAAGGAGGAAACATGAAACGCATCAAATTTTACGTGTGCCCCGTCTGCGGCGAGGTGGTGTACTCCACCGGCAACGCCTCCGTGAGCTGCTGCGGCAGGCCGCTGGCGCCGCTGGATCCAGCGCCGGCCGGGGGCGCGCATACCCTGCAGCTGGCCGGGATGGACGGCGAATTGTTCGCCCAGCTGGCCCATCCCATGGAAAAGGGGCATTTCATCTCGTTTTTGGCCTGTGTGCAGTACGACCGGGTCACACTCGTGCGCCTTTGGCCCGAGCAGGCGGCCGAGGCGCGCCTGCCCGCCGTGCGCCGGGCCGACTGGTACTTTTACTGTACCGGCCACGGATTGTTCCTGCAAAAGGGCTAA
- a CDS encoding 3-oxoacyl-ACP reductase translates to MRAVLVTGAASGLGRHLALAYAQEGCRVYAVDRDRTKLKTLESEQIRPVPMDITQPEAWEEEALPRIEQGGGLDAVVACAAVMRLGSAESCSLEDWQFVNGVNLTAQFITAKKTLKYLKASRGSILFIGSPAARLAVRDEVCYVTFKHALCGLSKSIAFDFGGEGVRSNVLHPGWMRTAMSDQEMQEIMERRNLSLDEAYEYVTRFVPLKRPGSLQEIARAALFLTSEQASYISGAELMADGGLTVVDPGMIGFL, encoded by the coding sequence ATGAGAGCTGTACTTGTTACCGGGGCCGCGTCGGGCTTGGGGCGGCACCTGGCGCTTGCGTATGCCCAGGAAGGCTGCCGGGTGTATGCGGTCGACCGGGACCGAACCAAGTTGAAAACATTGGAAAGTGAACAGATCCGCCCTGTTCCGATGGATATCACCCAACCGGAGGCCTGGGAGGAAGAGGCGCTGCCGCGGATTGAACAGGGCGGAGGCCTGGACGCCGTTGTGGCCTGCGCGGCCGTGATGCGGCTGGGAAGCGCCGAAAGCTGTTCCCTGGAGGACTGGCAGTTTGTGAACGGCGTTAATTTGACAGCGCAGTTCATTACCGCGAAAAAAACATTAAAATACTTAAAGGCCAGCCGGGGCAGTATCCTTTTTATAGGCTCGCCCGCCGCCAGGCTGGCCGTTCGGGACGAGGTGTGCTATGTTACCTTCAAACACGCTTTATGTGGACTGAGTAAGTCGATTGCGTTTGACTTCGGGGGCGAGGGGGTGCGCTCGAACGTGCTGCACCCCGGCTGGATGCGCACGGCGATGTCAGACCAGGAGATGCAGGAGATTATGGAACGGCGGAACCTTTCGTTGGACGAGGCCTATGAGTATGTGACACGTTTTGTGCCGCTGAAGCGCCCCGGCAGCCTGCAAGAGATCGCCCGCGCCGCGCTGTTTTTGACCTCTGAGCAAGCTTCGTACATTTCCGGCGCCGAACTTATGGCGGACGGCGGGCTAACAGTTGTAGACCCCGGAATGATCGGCTTTTTGTAA
- a CDS encoding sugar ABC transporter permease translates to MKKRITLHGIAGKLLVALYSIFLLMPIYFVISTSLKEGWEVSLNPLGLPSAPQFRNFYDAIVQGSLVSAFSNSVLVTSCTIAVSLVLTLLLSYGLYKLFNTRAGFVFYTIIMLGLVIAPVGYINLILHYKSLHLYNTLLGVILCVASNSIPFSTFLMVGHFRSLPPDLTDAAIIDGCTDLKALVYIFVPLSKPIITTIVILNLVTSWNNFLLPLLLLTDQKLNTIPLSLMAFKGIFSVQYNLLFAALIITAVPMLVLYLLFQKNFVEGLAGAVKG, encoded by the coding sequence ATGAAAAAAAGAATTACCCTGCACGGCATTGCCGGAAAGCTGCTGGTGGCGCTTTACAGCATTTTTCTTTTGATGCCCATTTATTTTGTCATTTCCACCTCGCTGAAAGAAGGCTGGGAGGTATCTCTCAACCCACTCGGTCTCCCTTCAGCGCCGCAGTTCCGCAATTTTTATGACGCAATCGTTCAGGGCAGCTTGGTTTCGGCCTTTTCCAACAGCGTCCTGGTGACCTCCTGTACCATCGCAGTTTCTCTTGTCCTGACCCTTCTTCTTTCCTATGGCCTTTACAAGCTGTTCAACACGCGGGCAGGGTTTGTTTTTTACACCATTATTATGCTGGGCCTGGTCATTGCACCGGTGGGGTATATCAATCTGATCCTCCACTATAAAAGCCTGCACCTTTACAACACTCTCCTGGGCGTTATCCTGTGCGTGGCCTCCAATTCCATCCCCTTTTCCACTTTTTTAATGGTAGGGCACTTTCGCAGCCTCCCCCCTGATCTGACCGATGCGGCCATCATCGATGGCTGCACCGATCTCAAGGCGCTCGTATACATTTTTGTGCCGCTTTCCAAGCCCATCATCACCACCATTGTTATTCTGAACCTGGTCACAAGCTGGAATAATTTTCTCCTTCCCCTGCTGCTGCTGACCGACCAGAAGCTGAATACCATTCCCCTCAGCCTGATGGCGTTCAAAGGTATTTTCAGCGTACAATATAACCTTTTATTCGCAGCTCTCATCATCACGGCGGTACCCATGCTGGTGCTGTATCTCCTGTTCCAGAAAAACTTTGTGGAAGGCCTGGCCGGAGCAGTTAAAGGCTGA
- a CDS encoding sugar isomerase, which yields MSVEKMYPYWTKQPKVLTAVIQERAALTKEFVRLFLDTAPDRLYLIGSGSSFNAAKAAAPFMEEILGIEAGAFTPTRLPGIFSKKPLVVFLSQGGSSTNMLAAADTLAHKPSIAVTGERECELAKHVKKHMLIGCGEELAGPKTMGYTASVMCLYLCALEAGRAAGRTANKKYSTVLDTLLQACENMPCNLMRTEEWFQEKLEQLKGIKKYVLVGTGYAAAAAAEGALKILETVRVPALAYEFEEYLHGPIFATDAGLGGIFFVSKEERKRLFTLAKCHAAYSGYTFVITSEEAALDARCLALRMTGAPYTEVFEFLPAPQLMAARLPEILEIPDGLAVFREFSKQWPTKFGHGR from the coding sequence ATGTCTGTGGAAAAAATGTATCCATACTGGACCAAACAGCCAAAGGTGCTGACCGCTGTGATACAGGAACGGGCGGCGCTTACGAAAGAATTTGTCCGGCTGTTCTTGGATACAGCGCCGGACCGGCTGTATTTGATTGGAAGCGGTTCGTCGTTTAACGCGGCGAAGGCGGCCGCTCCATTTATGGAAGAAATATTGGGGATTGAAGCCGGTGCATTTACCCCTACAAGACTTCCGGGGATTTTCAGCAAAAAGCCTCTGGTCGTTTTTCTGTCGCAGGGGGGCTCGTCAACCAACATGCTGGCCGCAGCTGACACCCTGGCGCATAAACCTTCCATCGCCGTTACCGGCGAAAGGGAGTGTGAGCTGGCAAAGCATGTGAAAAAACATATGCTCATCGGCTGCGGGGAGGAGTTGGCAGGGCCTAAAACCATGGGATATACCGCCTCGGTAATGTGCCTGTATCTATGTGCGCTGGAAGCCGGCCGCGCGGCGGGCCGGACGGCCAACAAAAAATACAGCACGGTCCTTGACACCCTGCTGCAAGCGTGTGAGAACATGCCCTGCAACTTAATGCGCACGGAGGAGTGGTTCCAAGAGAAGCTGGAGCAGTTAAAGGGAATAAAGAAGTACGTTTTGGTGGGAACAGGTTATGCCGCGGCGGCGGCGGCCGAGGGAGCGCTCAAAATCCTGGAAACCGTGCGTGTTCCTGCACTGGCCTATGAATTTGAGGAATACCTGCACGGCCCCATTTTCGCCACCGATGCCGGGCTTGGCGGAATCTTTTTTGTTTCAAAAGAGGAAAGGAAACGCCTTTTCACCCTTGCAAAGTGCCATGCGGCTTATTCGGGTTACACCTTTGTGATCACTTCGGAGGAGGCCGCGCTGGACGCTCGCTGCCTTGCACTGAGGATGACCGGAGCGCCGTACACCGAGGTTTTTGAGTTCCTGCCAGCGCCGCAGCTTATGGCCGCGCGGCTGCCGGAGATCCTGGAGATTCCAGACGGACTGGCTGTATTCCGGGAATTTTCAAAGCAGTGGCCTACAAAATTTGGCCACGGCAGATAA